The Anguilla rostrata isolate EN2019 chromosome 2, ASM1855537v3, whole genome shotgun sequence genome contains the following window.
TCCTACCAAACATCAGTGTGTCTCCTACCAAACATTAGTGTGTCTCCTACCTAACATCAGTATGTCTCCTATCTAACATCAGTGTGTCTCCTACCAAACATTAGTGTGTCTCCTACCTAACATCTGTGTCTCCTACCAAACATCAGTTTGTCTCCTACCAAACATCAGTATGTCTCCTATCTAAAATCAGTGTGTCTCCTACCAAACATTAGTGTCTCCTACCTAACATCTGTGTCTCCTACCAAACATCAGTTTGTCTCCTACCTAACATCAGTGTGTCTCCTACCAAACATCAGTGTGTCTCCTACCTAACATCTGTGTGTCTTCTACCAAACATCAGTGTGTCTCCTTCCAAACATCAGTGTGTCTTCTACCAAACATCTGTGTGTCTCCTATCTAACATCATTATGTTTCCCATCTAACATCAGTATGTCTCCTACCAAACATCAGTGTGTCTCCTACAAAACATTAGTGTGTCTCCTACCAAACATCAGTGTGTCTCCTACCTAACATCAGTATGTCTCCTATTTAACATCAGTGTGTCTCCTACCAAACATCAGTGTGTCTCCTATCTAACATCAGTGTGTCTCCTATCTAACATCGGTGTGTCTCCTACCAAACATCAGTGTGTCTCCTACCTAACATCTGTGTCTCCTACCAAACATCAGTGTGCAAATGGTGTCTCCTTCCTGGAGCCCAAGGATCAGCTCATTTGGTCCAATGTCTCACTGAGCTTCAATCACACATTCACTTTCCGAAATGTTTCCTTTTGCCTATGCCTGATGTCAATAGTAAGAATTAggcccttttttttctctggagagaaaaaaaaaaactaattgagCATTATGAACAGATATTCAATTTACCATCTTGCTTAATGACCGAGTGTGATAGCAGGGCATGCTGTGCCGTGAGATTCCCGCAGTCAGGGAGCATACGCTTGCGATGTGCCCCATCTGTGGAACCATTTCCTCACATCGGTAATTACTCTGCTGCGCTTTTCGCAGTTGCTGGATGTCGTGGGAGACCAGCCTGGCTGCATTCTACGGTCCCGTGGGGCTCATTGTCCTGGTGTCTTGTGCGTACTTCATGTGCACGTACGTGCACCTGAAGCGCCACCCGGAGGTCCGGTATGAGCTGAGGCCGATGACGGAGGAGCAGCAGCGGCTGGCCTCGGGCGAGGTGGGCCACTGCCACGGGGGCGACCCAGGCGACCCCGCCGATGCCCACGTGGGCTGCTCGGCCATCAACCCTTCCATGCTAGCCAATGAGCACTCCCTCAGGGCCCAGCTGCGCACAGCCGCCttcaccctcctcctcttcctcgccacCTGGAGCTTTGGCGCGTTGGCCGTGTGGCAGGGACACTTCCTGGACATGATCTTCAGCTGCCTGTATGGGGCCTGCTCCGTCACGCTGGGCCTCTTCCTGCTCATCCAGCACTGTGCGAAGCGTGACGACGTCTGGCACCGCTGGTGGGCCTGCTGCCCATCCCACCGCAGCGCAGAGGCCCCGCCCAAGACCGACACCAACGGGGACGTGCCTGCACGGGCCATGGTCCACTGCCACGAGGGGTCCCCCTGTCCCGGAAAGGCCTTGCTGACGCCCCATGTTCACATGCCCTCTGCCCACTGCAAGGTGAGCCACGCCGGGCCTTGCTGCGCGGTGCTGCGCAGCCAGCAGCTCCTGGAGGAGGAGTCCCGTCCGCTGGCCTcaccccctctgcccctgcAGAGCTGCCTGAAGGACAGGACTAAGCTCCGCCCCTACGGCAGGCCCCGCCCAGGCATGCTGCGAGACTATGCCTACCACATGGCCTCCACCAGCGTGGACAGCAGCGTGCACAGCTCTCATCTGGACAGCCCGCACAGCGTGCACGAGGGCCACGCCTGCCGCGGCGGGTTCCAGGGACACATGTGTCACGGCGAGCTCGAGGAACATGCGTGCCACCATCATGCCTGCTGTTCCAAATCCACCTCCCTGGGCAGTGTATGCCCGCCGGAGAGCACCATGCCATATAGCTGTGCCAAGACTGCAGATGAAGACATGCCCCTTCACCTGGAAATGGACCCATGTGgccctccccactccctcctGCAAGAACCCACCAATCAGAACAGAACTCTCAGCAGCACCTTGCAGGAGGACTTCCAGTACAGCTCAGACAGTACAGGAAACATACGGACTGGACCCTGGAAGAATGAGACCACTGTGTAGGCCCTGAACTGTGACACATACACCCTCAAATTCCTATGTGCACTCGAAAAATTCCCTGAATGCCCTCCACAGCCCCTGTACATCTCCAAGCTCCCTGCCTCCCACCACCCACCAGACCCCCTGTCCTCCTCaagtcaccccccccacactcaaACTTTCGGTAAAGGCAGTCAGTACAGGATCAATTTTAAGCTCTTTTTTGTCTGCAAAAATATTTCTATTGTATGAAAATCAGTAATATAATGTATGTGTTCTTTCAGTATTTGCCCATTGATGGAACCTTCTAgaagtttccttttttaaatgctccAAAAAGTATAATaggcacatacagtacagcaagggatttcttttgtttaaagTATTTTTCTAACTATATTAATAGAGATCTCCTAATGAATGTGTTCTTGATTGTGTATATTTGAGTTCCACCAGACTGAGTTATTTCAAGTGTTCTCTGGAGAGCATGAATctaagtaattaaaaaaaaagtaattaaacatAAGCTTATGCAGTGGCACAGAAATGATGTGCAAAAAAGTCACTGCGCTGTTCCCTGCAGAAATCCACGTTGCTTCAGTTACATACCCATACACCCTCAGAAATCCACACTGCTTcagttacacactcatacaccctcTGAAATCCACACTGCTTcagttacacactcatacaccctcTGAAGTTTACACTGCTcagttacacactcatacaccctcTGAAATCCACACTGCTTcagttacacactcatacaccctcTGAAATCCACACTGCTTcagttacacactcatacaccctcTGAAGTTTACACTGCTcagttacacactcatacaccctcTGAAATCTACACTGCTTcagttacacactcatacaccctcTGAAATCCACACTGCTTCAggtacacactcatacaccctcAGAAATCCACATTGCTTcagttacacactcatacaccctcTGAAATCCACACTGCTTCAggtacacactcatacaccctcAGAAATCCACACTGCTTcagttacacactcatacaccctcAGAAATCCACACTGCTTcagttacacactcatacaccctcAGAAATCCACACTGCTTCAGTTACACTCATACACCCTCAGAAATCCACACTGCTTCAGTTACACACTCATGCACCCTCAGAAATCCACACTGCTTcagttacacactcatacaccctcAGAAATCCACACTGCTTCAGTTACACTCATACACCCTCAGAAATCCACACTGCTTcagttacacactcatacaccctcTGAAATCCACACTGCTTCAGTTACACACTCCTACACCCTCTGAAGTTCACACTGCTcagttacacactcatacaccctcAGAAGTTCACACTGCTTCcattacacactcatacgcCCTCAGATATCCACATTGCTTCAGTTACAGACCCATGTGTCCTCAGCTATTGATCCACACTAACTCAGGTATAGATCcactctgacccctgacctgtcACTGTCCTGATATTCACAGCGCTTCTGATTTGTAGTTGATTGGATGGATTAAAGGTCCAGCAGCGAGccataaaaaaggtttttacaTTGTACAACCAAACATATGACACCAGTCTCCTGTTTCTGTAGAAGATCCTCGTATGGCGCAGTCATGAGTTACACCCACAGATAGTACATCTCTGTTCAAACCTCCATTCAATGTTAAAACCTTCAACTGTGCTCTGACTGAACTGGCTGGATTTTCAGTATTAATGGATTTGACATTAATTTTTGAGTCATTCTATTACAAAGAATGATGTGGGTATATGTCAATTCTTCTCAAAAAAATAGGTGCCAGCCAACACcctgtgtggtatgtgtgtgtgtgtgtgtgtgtgtgtgtgtgtgtgtgtgtgtgcgtgaatgtgtgttttgctTTCTGTTGCATGCCTTGACAGTAAATCTGCAGTGTCCTGAGGATTTATCGAGAAAGAGGACACATTTCTGTGACAAAATGAGAACAGATGACAGAACAAGTCTTTTCTACAAAAATGGCTTGCATGTTATCCCTGAGCCAACCCAAGCCCCTCCCTGCCAGTCTTACCATTGCAGCCATAAgcataacattaaaatgaacaccCTCAACTCTAACCATAACCTCCCCTACCCAATCATGTCACTGTATCCCTCCTGTACACAATGTGTATAAAAGGTATACACAATATCGTGACCTACCCAACCCTACCAACTTTCCTCAATCTCCTATTTTCTAccgtttgttttttcttgcatttgGTTTGTAAACATGAAATGTTTCTACTTCCTTCAGATTCAAGCTCCTGCTGTCCTAATGCAAGATTGTGCAGCTTTTATGATACTGTCTGTGACTTTGACACGGTCTTGGAATGCATCTGTTTAAGAATAGCATAAGAGTTGTGCAAGAGCTGTGTGGCTGTGAATGATTTGGGTTCACTGTGTAAGAACCAAAGGAGTGTtagttctgtatttgtgtgataGCGTACAGGGCAAGTGAGTTGGGTAGGTGGGTTAGGGTTGTATGTTTGCATgggagctgtgtgactgtgttggAGTTGTGCGATTGTGTGGGAGTTGTGTAACTGAGGGAGAGTCATGTAGCTGTGCAAGAGTTCTGTAACTGTGCAAGAGTGGTGAGACTGTGTAACTTCCATGGTAGTGTGAATGCCATATCAGTGTAAGAGTTGTGTGGTTCTAGCTGGTATAATAGCCAATCTTAAACTGCTGATGTAACCCTTGACACCTGTCAGTATTGGCCAGTGGTGCTGTAACTAAACCCAAAGCCACTTTTCACCTTTTTTACATTGCCACAGTTtccaataaatgtgttttatcaccagaaataaaaataatttgagtcTGTGTGTTGACAGTGGGAATTAAAAAgagttgaggtgtgtgtgtgtgtgctgacatgtttattgaatagagagagagagagacagagacaggggtggtggggtagagagagagagagagggagagagagagatagacatgGTGAATAAAGAGAGcttgagagtgtgtgttctgaCATGGTGAAAGTAGGGCAGCGGAGATCAGTCAGCTGGTGGGCCATGAAACGTCAATGTGCATCTTCATCTGCCTTGCCTTCTCTTGCCTTTGCACAGTAATCCAGTTATCTGCCAGCTATTAGGgctgcttatttttaaatataaacatactATATATTTACAGGAATGAGATGCATTTCCCATGAGGCTAAAAGAGGATTGGTCATGATGGTGTAGTTTTGTGAGTTCATGTGTGGGTAACTGGGTCATATTTGCAGTGAATCAACTATAATGAGAAGAGAAGCACGAGGAAACAAAAGATTGTAAGTGAAATATGAGTAAAGATGTAGGTTATAAAGCTGAAAAAGGGCTTCAAAATGGCCACAGAACTTTAACCTTCAATTGTGTAACAGCACTAAAAAAAAGCTGAGATTTGGTTCAATGCATATATTAGCAGAACTGTGTGgcactgccacctagtggtagTGCTAGACACCATCATTCATCATTGTAGTGTCTAGAAAATCAGGCTTACAAAGAGAATAGCTGGGGGCATTTCATGAATTGCAATTAAGCAGTAAACCTGCGTGTACCTCACAAAGCGCAATTAAACTGTAAACCTGGGCccagtttcacaaagcaggattattgAATTAGCTGGGGACAGTTT
Protein-coding sequences here:
- the adgra1a gene encoding adhesion G protein-coupled receptor A1, producing MNSQGWTNFGPKLNPKTTTMKLVKELEASVRTCPEEKNGAEDPADKDAGKDALEDWNRLHHKHYESPKLRCKSEGKDLKRALSFPPYPGDYLHPVVYACTAVLLLCLVVSILTYLVHHSTIRISRKGWHVLVNLYFYTAVTFAIFASGINRIKYPRICQAVGVALHYSSLSTLLWLCVTARCLYQLVAKVTKRAPQAQDGEPPRQPKTAPIIIRFYVVSGGVPLIACGVTAGINIDHYGSREEALYCWMSWETSLAAFYGPVGLIVLVSCAYFMCTYVHLKRHPEVRYELRPMTEEQQRLASGEVGHCHGGDPGDPADAHVGCSAINPSMLANEHSLRAQLRTAAFTLLLFLATWSFGALAVWQGHFLDMIFSCLYGACSVTLGLFLLIQHCAKRDDVWHRWWACCPSHRSAEAPPKTDTNGDVPARAMVHCHEGSPCPGKALLTPHVHMPSAHCKVSHAGPCCAVLRSQQLLEEESRPLASPPLPLQSCLKDRTKLRPYGRPRPGMLRDYAYHMASTSVDSSVHSSHLDSPHSVHEGHACRGGFQGHMCHGELEEHACHHHACCSKSTSLGSVCPPESTMPYSCAKTADEDMPLHLEMDPCGPPHSLLQEPTNQNRTLSSTLQEDFQYSSDSTGNIRTGPWKNETTV